One Serpentinicella alkaliphila DNA segment encodes these proteins:
- a CDS encoding C4-dicarboxylate TRAP transporter substrate-binding protein, translated as MKKTISILLVSLMILTLLIGCGRKEVAAPNPAEVKPVVIQIAYENNPGEPIDVTAIEWKRLIEERSNGSMKVELFPSSQLGSKNDLIDQMLAGDSVITLADGAFYADRGVPDFGIVFGPYIFDNWDQCWKLTESDWWQEQSDKLEEKGLKLLASNWMYGDRHLLTTKPVKTVADVKGMKIRVPNNTIQVKGFEVLGATPTPMALGEVYTSLQQGTIDGLENPLPVLYNGKFHEVAKYLTLTAHVKNFTTWIGGVTFFESLTAEQQQILMETGTEAGIFNNNLQDKIKEDTLAKFKAEGVEVIEIDLSEFQEVSKAFYSLPEFTAIWSPGLYDTVRANMK; from the coding sequence GTGAAGAAAACGATTTCTATTTTATTGGTATCACTAATGATTTTAACTCTACTAATTGGATGTGGCCGAAAAGAAGTAGCTGCACCAAATCCAGCGGAAGTTAAACCAGTGGTGATTCAGATAGCCTATGAGAATAACCCTGGTGAACCAATTGACGTTACTGCGATTGAATGGAAAAGACTTATTGAAGAAAGAAGTAATGGAAGTATGAAGGTTGAATTATTTCCTTCTAGTCAGTTAGGGTCTAAAAATGATTTAATTGACCAAATGCTAGCTGGTGATTCAGTTATTACATTGGCTGATGGGGCATTTTATGCAGATCGTGGTGTTCCAGATTTCGGTATAGTATTTGGACCATATATATTTGACAACTGGGATCAATGCTGGAAATTAACAGAGAGTGACTGGTGGCAAGAGCAAAGTGATAAACTTGAGGAAAAGGGTTTAAAACTATTGGCTTCTAATTGGATGTATGGGGATCGTCATCTTCTTACAACAAAACCTGTAAAAACTGTAGCAGATGTGAAAGGGATGAAAATCCGTGTTCCTAACAATACAATTCAAGTAAAAGGTTTTGAAGTTTTAGGAGCAACACCTACACCTATGGCATTGGGAGAAGTTTATACATCTTTACAACAAGGCACGATTGACGGCCTAGAAAATCCACTACCAGTTCTTTATAACGGTAAATTTCATGAGGTTGCTAAATATTTAACATTAACAGCTCATGTTAAGAACTTTACTACTTGGATTGGTGGAGTTACTTTCTTTGAATCTTTAACTGCTGAGCAACAACAAATTTTAATGGAAACGGGTACAGAAGCTGGTATATTTAACAATAACCTTCAAGACAAAATTAAAGAAGATACTTTAGCTAAATTTAAAGCTGAAGGTGTTGAAGTTATAGAAATAGATTTATCAGAGTTTCAGGAAGTATCAAAGGCGTTCTACTCTCTTCCAGAGTTCACAGCTATATGGTCCCCAGGACTTTATGATACGGTTAGAGCTAATATGAAATAA
- a CDS encoding SDR family oxidoreductase: MKVPLGVPYVTGYPAFKSAMHEMVQILATEVLAERIRVKSVTSIWTDTPMQKAIECDDERKKFLVGRP; encoded by the coding sequence ATGAAGGTACCTCTAGGGGTACCTTATGTAACTGGCTATCCCGCTTTTAAGTCAGCTATGCATGAGATGGTTCAAATTTTGGCTACTGAAGTCTTGGCTGAAAGAATTCGTGTTAAATCAGTTACTTCCATATGGACGGATACACCAATGCAAAAGGCAATAGAGTGTGATGATGAAAGAAAAAAATTCTTAGTAGGACGCCCATGA